A genomic region of Methanothermobacter sp. CaT2 contains the following coding sequences:
- a CDS encoding translation initiation factor IF-2 subunit beta, giving the protein MDDYEKLLERAIEQLPPEVFETKRFEVPKAYSVIQGNRTFIQNFREVADALNRDPQHLLKFLLRELGTAGNLEGGRAILQGKFTHFLINERIEDYVNKFVICHECNRPDTRIIREGRISLLKCEACGAKAPLKNV; this is encoded by the coding sequence ATGGATGATTACGAAAAATTACTTGAAAGGGCCATAGAGCAGCTGCCCCCAGAGGTATTTGAAACAAAACGTTTCGAGGTTCCAAAGGCGTACTCAGTTATACAGGGAAACAGGACATTCATACAGAACTTCAGGGAGGTCGCAGATGCCCTCAACAGGGACCCCCAGCACCTTCTGAAATTCCTTCTGAGGGAACTGGGTACCGCAGGTAACCTTGAGGGTGGAAGGGCCATACTCCAGGGTAAATTCACCCACTTTCTCATAAACGAGAGGATAGAGGACTACGTCAACAAATTCGTCATATGCCACGAATGCAACAGACCCGATACAAGGATAATCAGGGAGGGGCGGATATCCCTTCTCAAGTGCGAGGCAT
- the mcm gene encoding minichromosome maintenance protein MCM encodes MKTVDKSKTLTKFEEFFSLKEYKDRVFESIEKYPNVRSIEVDYLDLEMFDPDLADLLIEKPDDVIRAAQKAIRNIDPLRKNVDLNIRFSGVSNVIPLRELRSKFIGKFVAVDGIVRKTDEIRPRIVKAVFECRGCMRLHEVSQSTNMITEPSLCSECGGRSFRLLQDESEFLDTQTLKLQEPLENLSGGEQPRQITVVLEDDLVDTLTPGDIVRVTGTLRTVRDERTRRFKNFIYGNYTEFLEQEFEELQISEEDEEKIRELAADPNIYEKIIRSTAPSIHGYREVKEAIALQLFGGTGKELDDKTRLRGDIHILIVGDPGIGKSQMLKYVSKLAPRGIYTSGKGTSGVGLTAAAVRDEFGGWSLEAGALVLGDKGNVCVDELDKMRDEDRSAIHEALEQQTISIAKAGIMATLNSRCSVLAAANPKFGRFDSYKSIAEQIDLPSTILSRFDLIFVVEDKPDEEKDRELARHILKTHKEDHTPFEIDPELLRKYIAYARKNVRPVLTDEAMQVLEDFYVSMRASAADEDSPVPITARQLEALVRLSEASAKIKLKEHVEAEDARKAIKLSQACLKQVGYDPETGKIDIDKVEGRTPKSERDKFRLLLELIREYEEDYGGRAPTNILITEMMDRYNVSEEKVEELIRILKDKGAIFEPARGYLKVV; translated from the coding sequence ATGAAAACCGTGGATAAGAGCAAGACACTCACAAAATTCGAAGAATTCTTTTCACTCAAGGAGTACAAGGACAGGGTATTTGAGTCCATAGAGAAGTATCCCAACGTCAGATCCATTGAAGTCGACTACCTTGACCTTGAAATGTTCGACCCCGACCTTGCAGACCTTCTAATTGAAAAACCAGACGATGTGATAAGGGCCGCCCAGAAGGCCATAAGGAACATTGATCCCCTGAGGAAGAACGTGGACCTCAACATAAGGTTCAGTGGGGTCAGCAACGTCATACCCCTCAGGGAGCTCCGGAGTAAATTCATAGGTAAATTCGTTGCAGTTGACGGTATTGTTAGGAAGACAGATGAGATAAGACCCAGGATAGTTAAGGCCGTCTTTGAGTGCAGGGGCTGCATGAGGCTCCACGAGGTCAGCCAGTCCACCAACATGATCACAGAGCCATCACTCTGCTCAGAGTGTGGTGGCAGGTCCTTCAGGCTCCTGCAGGACGAATCAGAGTTCCTGGACACCCAGACACTGAAACTCCAGGAGCCACTTGAGAACCTCTCAGGTGGTGAGCAGCCCCGCCAGATAACAGTCGTCCTTGAGGATGACCTGGTTGACACCCTCACCCCCGGGGACATTGTGAGGGTCACAGGTACACTGAGGACAGTCCGCGATGAGAGGACCAGGCGGTTCAAGAACTTCATATACGGAAACTACACCGAGTTCCTTGAACAGGAGTTTGAGGAGCTCCAGATAAGTGAGGAGGACGAGGAAAAAATAAGGGAGCTTGCAGCCGACCCCAACATATACGAGAAGATCATAAGGTCCACCGCACCATCAATACACGGTTACCGTGAGGTAAAGGAGGCCATAGCACTTCAGCTCTTTGGGGGGACCGGGAAGGAGCTCGATGATAAGACCCGCCTCCGTGGGGACATACACATCCTCATAGTCGGGGACCCGGGTATAGGTAAGTCCCAGATGCTCAAGTACGTGTCAAAGCTGGCCCCCAGGGGGATATACACAAGCGGTAAGGGTACCTCAGGGGTTGGGCTCACCGCCGCGGCTGTGAGGGATGAATTCGGTGGATGGTCCCTTGAGGCCGGTGCCCTTGTCCTGGGGGATAAGGGTAACGTCTGTGTGGATGAACTGGATAAGATGCGTGATGAGGACCGTTCAGCCATCCACGAGGCACTGGAGCAGCAGACCATAAGCATAGCCAAGGCAGGTATAATGGCAACCCTCAACTCAAGGTGCTCTGTCCTGGCAGCCGCAAACCCAAAATTCGGGAGATTCGACAGTTACAAATCAATTGCAGAACAGATAGACCTTCCATCAACCATACTGTCACGTTTCGACCTGATATTCGTTGTGGAAGACAAACCCGATGAGGAGAAGGACAGGGAACTTGCAAGGCACATCCTGAAAACACATAAGGAGGACCACACCCCCTTTGAAATAGATCCAGAACTGCTGAGGAAGTACATAGCCTATGCAAGGAAGAATGTGAGGCCAGTGCTGACAGATGAGGCGATGCAGGTCCTTGAGGACTTCTACGTATCAATGAGGGCCAGCGCAGCCGATGAGGACTCGCCGGTCCCCATAACAGCAAGGCAGCTGGAGGCCCTTGTGCGACTCTCAGAGGCCAGTGCAAAGATAAAACTCAAGGAACACGTGGAGGCAGAGGACGCCAGAAAGGCCATAAAGCTGTCCCAGGCATGCCTGAAACAGGTGGGGTACGACCCTGAGACAGGTAAGATAGACATCGACAAGGTTGAGGGGAGAACACCCAAATCTGAGAGGGACAAGTTCCGCCTGCTACTTGAACTCATAAGGGAATACGAGGAGGACTACGGTGGCAGGGCACCCACCAATATTCTTATAACTGAGATGATGGATAGATATAACGTGAGTGAGGAAAAGGTTGAGGAACTGATAAGGATCCTCAAGGACAAGGGCGCAATATTTGAGCCCGCCAGGGGATACCTTAAGGTGGTCTGA